A window of Paraburkholderia bryophila contains these coding sequences:
- a CDS encoding methyl-accepting chemotaxis protein — MTLNKKLASMIAVLWIGLILIGGFGAWQNRASMIADRRDQLTSLIDQANHIVNRYYTMAQQHTITEDEAKKQALQTLAAMRYGKDGYISVNDSQPVMLMHPIKQDMVGKNMAGFADPAGNHLFVDIVNAGNHEGGGFVDYLWAKPGSDKPVAKTSFSLHFTPWDWYLVTGMYMDDVQSAFYANLLRWLVITVTLGAIATAVMLLVLRSIRRTLGGDLEVAVEHAQLMARGNLATRVPVDSDYTGSLLHALQTMQAGLVDTVSRVRLGTDNINIGATEIAAGNTDLSQRTEEQAAALVQTASSMDQMTVNVKQNADSAQQAAQLAGQAADVATRGSRVVDDVVRTMGEITTSSRQIGDIIGVIDGIAFQTNILALNAAVEAARAGEQGRGFAVVAAEVRSLAQRSATAAKEIKALIETSTGTVEAGASLVANAGSTMGEIVQSVRRVNEILEEISNASREQSAGIEQVNRAVGEMDQVTQQNAALVEEAAAAAHSLKDQVGVLREAISSFALPA, encoded by the coding sequence ATGACTCTGAACAAAAAACTGGCCTCAATGATCGCCGTTCTCTGGATCGGTCTGATTCTGATTGGCGGCTTCGGCGCCTGGCAAAACCGTGCCTCGATGATTGCGGACCGCCGCGACCAATTAACCTCGCTGATCGACCAGGCCAACCACATCGTGAACCGTTACTACACGATGGCGCAGCAACACACGATCACCGAAGACGAAGCGAAGAAGCAGGCGCTCCAGACCCTGGCGGCCATGCGCTACGGCAAGGACGGCTATATCTCCGTCAACGACTCGCAGCCCGTCATGCTGATGCATCCGATCAAGCAGGACATGGTCGGCAAGAATATGGCGGGCTTCGCCGATCCGGCCGGCAATCATCTGTTCGTCGATATCGTCAACGCGGGCAATCATGAAGGCGGCGGCTTCGTCGATTATTTGTGGGCCAAGCCGGGCAGCGATAAACCGGTAGCGAAAACGAGCTTCTCGCTTCACTTCACGCCGTGGGACTGGTATCTCGTCACCGGCATGTATATGGACGACGTGCAAAGCGCGTTCTACGCGAATCTGCTGCGCTGGCTCGTGATTACCGTGACGCTCGGCGCGATCGCCACGGCCGTCATGCTGCTGGTGTTGCGCAGCATTCGCCGCACGCTCGGCGGCGATCTCGAAGTAGCGGTCGAACATGCGCAACTGATGGCGCGCGGCAATCTCGCGACTCGCGTGCCGGTCGATTCGGACTACACCGGCAGCCTGCTGCATGCGTTGCAGACCATGCAGGCCGGCCTCGTCGATACGGTATCGCGCGTGCGTCTCGGTACTGACAACATCAATATCGGCGCGACCGAAATCGCCGCCGGCAACACAGATCTGTCGCAACGCACCGAGGAACAGGCCGCGGCGCTCGTGCAAACGGCGTCGAGCATGGACCAGATGACGGTCAACGTGAAGCAGAACGCGGACAGCGCGCAGCAAGCCGCGCAACTCGCCGGTCAGGCGGCCGACGTCGCGACGCGCGGCAGCCGTGTGGTCGACGACGTGGTTCGCACGATGGGCGAGATCACCACCAGCTCGCGGCAGATCGGCGACATCATCGGCGTGATCGACGGGATCGCGTTTCAGACCAATATTCTGGCGCTGAATGCTGCCGTGGAAGCGGCTCGGGCCGGTGAACAGGGACGTGGTTTCGCGGTGGTTGCGGCCGAAGTGCGCAGCCTCGCGCAACGCTCGGCGACGGCGGCGAAGGAGATCAAGGCATTGATCGAGACGTCGACGGGTACGGTGGAAGCCGGCGCGTCGCTGGTCGCGAACGCGGGCTCGACGATGGGCGAGATCGTGCAGTCGGTGCGCCGCGTGAACGAGATTCTCGAAGAGATCAGCAATGCGTCGCGCGAACAGAGCGCGGGCATCGAGCAGGTGAATCGTGCTGTCGGAGAGATGGATCAGGTGACGCAGCAGAACGCGGCACTGGTCGAAGAAGCGGCAGCGGCGGCGCATTCGTTGAAGGACCAGGTGGGGGTGTTGCGCGAGGCAATTTCGAGCTTCGCGTTGCCGGCTTGA
- a CDS encoding LysE family translocator, with protein MLDLSTFGTFVAVVLGLFLIPGPAVLLVLTRTVHGGRKAGILTGLGVATGDFVHTLAASVGLSALLMTSALAFNAVKFAGAAYLVYLGIRALREKQTHAHLPTVAPVSPSKAFFQAIPAEVLNPKTALFFLAFLPQFVRPEHGSTFLQFTTLGLIFVGMSALYTTLIVLTIRPLGKLVKRLTWLSRWQNKIIGVLFISLGLRVATQTR; from the coding sequence ATGCTCGATTTATCCACCTTCGGGACTTTCGTTGCCGTTGTACTCGGGCTCTTTCTGATCCCCGGTCCGGCCGTACTGCTGGTGTTGACGCGTACCGTGCATGGTGGCCGCAAGGCCGGCATTCTTACCGGCCTCGGTGTCGCCACCGGCGATTTCGTTCATACGCTGGCCGCGTCGGTCGGACTTTCGGCGCTGCTGATGACCTCGGCACTCGCCTTCAACGCAGTGAAATTCGCCGGCGCCGCGTACCTCGTTTATCTCGGCATTCGTGCATTGCGCGAGAAGCAGACCCATGCGCATTTACCCACGGTCGCGCCGGTGTCGCCTTCGAAAGCCTTCTTTCAGGCCATTCCCGCTGAAGTATTGAATCCCAAGACCGCGCTATTCTTTCTCGCGTTTCTGCCGCAATTCGTGCGGCCCGAACACGGCTCCACGTTTTTGCAGTTCACCACGCTCGGACTTATTTTCGTCGGCATGAGCGCGCTCTATACGACGCTGATTGTGTTGACGATTCGTCCGCTCGGCAAACTCGTCAAGCGGCTGACCTGGTTGAGCCGTTGGCAGAACAAGATTATCGGCGTGCTGTTTATCTCGCTCGGCCTGCGCGTCGCCACGCAAACGCGCTGA
- a CDS encoding IMPACT family protein: protein MSYTLSSPCIKELEIRKSRFIAYAIPVADRDAAMAELRRLRDEHPAATHVCWALLAGGQSGMSDDGEPSGTAGRPILEVLRHHDLDGVLAAVVRYYGGVKLGAGGLVRAYTDAIASALLDAPRVERIAQITLTVEVSYADEAKVRRWIDSEGYTLTDTAHAMLVRMTIRLPVNALDNARRALVDMTQGKAGFF from the coding sequence ATGAGTTACACCCTCTCCTCGCCGTGCATCAAGGAACTCGAGATTCGCAAGAGCCGCTTCATCGCGTACGCGATTCCCGTCGCCGATCGGGACGCCGCGATGGCCGAATTGCGTCGTCTGCGTGACGAGCATCCGGCCGCCACGCATGTGTGCTGGGCGCTGCTGGCCGGCGGCCAGTCCGGCATGTCCGATGACGGCGAGCCGTCCGGCACCGCGGGACGGCCGATTCTCGAAGTACTGCGGCATCATGATCTGGACGGCGTTCTGGCGGCCGTCGTGCGCTATTACGGCGGCGTGAAGCTCGGCGCAGGCGGTTTGGTGCGCGCGTACACCGACGCGATCGCGTCGGCTTTGCTGGACGCGCCGCGCGTCGAACGGATCGCGCAGATCACGCTCACCGTCGAGGTGAGTTACGCCGACGAGGCGAAAGTGCGCCGCTGGATCGACAGCGAAGGCTATACGCTGACCGACACCGCCCACGCCATGCTGGTGAGAATGACGATCCGCCTGCCCGTCAACGCACTCGACAACGCGCGGCGAGCATTGGTGGATATGACGCAGGGCAAAGCCGGCTTCTTCTGA
- the aepX gene encoding phosphoenolpyruvate mutase has translation MNAREPAFVPTSRSARLRQMLVSSELEFMMEAHNGLSARIVREAGFKAIWGSGLAISAQFGVRDNNEASWTQVVDNLEFMADASDLPILLDGDTGYGNFNNVRRLVRKLEQRGIAGVCIEDKQFPKTNSFINGEAQPLADMDEFCGKIKAGKDSQSDENFSIVARVEALIAGWGMDEALRRAEAYRQAGADAILIHSKLSRPDEILEFAREWAGRGPLVIVPTKYYSTPTEVFREAGISTVIWANHLIRAATSAMQAVAKEIHSSETLVNVEDSIAAVNEIFRLQDADEYSEAEDRYLSSASAGAAVVLAASRGKGLEAVTEDRPKVMLPIAGKPLLRWLVDAFKKQGVNDITVVGGYRADAIDTAGIKLVVNEQHAQTGELASLACAAAKLSGDTVISYGDLLFRSYILRDLVESEVAFSVVVDSSLTDAENASVRDFAWCSAGDDRGLFGNKVTLRHVSSGQDASSAIASQTPHGRWVGLLNVREAGQPRLQAVLSQLQARADFASLDMPALLNALIEAGESIEVQYVHGHWRGVNDLEDFRRAGDFAHAQAPFAANTAATDAASGAAQ, from the coding sequence ATGAACGCCCGCGAACCCGCTTTCGTCCCCACGTCCCGTAGCGCGCGCTTGCGCCAGATGCTTGTCAGCAGCGAACTCGAATTCATGATGGAGGCCCATAACGGCCTGTCCGCGCGCATCGTTCGCGAAGCCGGTTTCAAGGCGATCTGGGGCTCGGGCCTCGCGATCTCCGCGCAATTCGGCGTGCGCGACAACAACGAAGCGAGCTGGACCCAGGTGGTCGACAACCTCGAATTCATGGCCGACGCCAGCGACCTGCCGATCCTGCTGGACGGCGATACCGGCTACGGCAACTTCAACAACGTACGCCGTCTCGTGCGCAAGCTCGAACAACGCGGCATTGCCGGCGTGTGTATTGAAGACAAGCAGTTCCCGAAGACCAATAGCTTCATTAACGGCGAAGCGCAGCCGCTCGCCGATATGGACGAGTTCTGCGGCAAGATCAAGGCCGGTAAAGACTCGCAGTCGGACGAAAACTTCTCGATCGTGGCGCGCGTCGAAGCGCTGATCGCCGGCTGGGGCATGGACGAAGCGCTGCGCCGCGCGGAAGCGTACCGGCAAGCCGGCGCGGACGCGATCCTGATTCACAGCAAGCTGTCGCGTCCCGACGAAATCCTCGAATTCGCGCGCGAATGGGCCGGCCGCGGTCCGCTCGTGATCGTGCCGACCAAGTACTACAGCACGCCGACCGAAGTGTTCCGCGAAGCGGGCATCAGCACGGTGATCTGGGCGAACCATCTGATTCGCGCGGCGACCTCGGCCATGCAGGCCGTCGCCAAAGAGATTCATTCGAGCGAGACGCTCGTCAACGTTGAAGACAGCATTGCCGCCGTCAACGAAATCTTCCGTCTGCAAGACGCCGACGAGTATTCGGAAGCGGAAGACCGCTACCTGTCGAGCGCGTCGGCCGGTGCTGCCGTGGTGCTCGCCGCGAGCCGCGGCAAGGGCCTCGAAGCCGTGACCGAAGACCGTCCTAAGGTGATGCTGCCGATCGCCGGCAAGCCGCTGTTGCGCTGGCTCGTCGACGCGTTCAAGAAGCAGGGCGTCAACGATATTACGGTGGTGGGCGGTTATCGCGCCGATGCGATCGACACGGCCGGCATCAAGCTGGTGGTCAACGAACAGCACGCGCAAACCGGCGAACTCGCGTCGCTCGCCTGCGCTGCGGCCAAGCTGTCGGGCGACACGGTGATCTCGTACGGCGACCTGCTATTCCGCAGCTATATCCTGCGCGATCTGGTGGAGAGCGAAGTGGCCTTCAGCGTGGTGGTCGATTCGTCGCTGACCGATGCGGAAAACGCCAGCGTGCGCGATTTCGCGTGGTGCTCGGCCGGCGACGATCGCGGTCTGTTCGGCAACAAGGTGACGCTGCGTCATGTGTCGAGCGGGCAGGACGCGTCGTCGGCCATCGCATCGCAAACGCCGCATGGCCGCTGGGTCGGTCTGCTGAACGTGCGCGAAGCGGGTCAGCCGCGTTTGCAGGCGGTGTTGAGCCAGTTGCAGGCGCGTGCGGATTTCGCGTCGCTCGATATGCCCGCGCTGCTGAACGCGCTGATCGAAGCGGGTGAATCGATCGAAGTGCAATACGTGCACGGCCACTGGCGCGGTGTGAACGACCTGGAAGACTTCCGTCGTGCCGGCGACTTCGCGCATGCGCAAGCGCCGTTCGCGGCCAACACGGCAGCCACGGACGCCGCGAGCGGAGCCGCTCAATGA
- a CDS encoding 2-aminoethylphosphonate aminotransferase: protein MLLLNPGPVTLTERVRNSLLQTDLCHRESEFFDLQEEARTRLVDLYGLDASEWQAVLMTGSGTAAVESMTAALVPQNGKLLVVENGVYGERISQIATQYGIAHESLKHEWMQAPDLAKIAERLDADKAFTHLAVIHHETTTGRLNDLTALGALCRERGLRLLVDGVSSFGAEAIDFADSSLDAVAATANKCLHGVPGASFVLVRRAALEQAASRTYYLDLGRLARLQDQRNTPFTPSVHAYYALVEALRELADEGGWRARHARYAALAEQARVGLAQRGVDSVLPPDQSSVVLRAYRLPNGIAYPQLHDALKARGFVIYAGQGGLSAELFRISTMGNIHAADIDRLLQGFTELMR, encoded by the coding sequence ATGCTGCTACTCAATCCCGGCCCGGTGACGCTCACCGAACGTGTCCGCAACAGCCTGTTGCAGACAGATCTGTGCCATCGCGAAAGCGAGTTTTTCGACTTGCAGGAAGAGGCGCGCACGCGTCTGGTCGATCTGTACGGCCTCGACGCGAGCGAATGGCAAGCGGTGCTGATGACCGGTTCCGGCACGGCTGCCGTGGAAAGCATGACCGCGGCGCTGGTGCCGCAGAACGGCAAGCTGCTGGTGGTGGAAAACGGCGTGTACGGCGAGCGTATTTCGCAGATCGCCACGCAGTACGGCATTGCGCACGAGTCGCTGAAACACGAGTGGATGCAGGCACCGGATCTCGCGAAGATCGCCGAACGCCTCGACGCCGACAAGGCGTTCACGCACCTCGCCGTGATTCATCACGAGACGACCACCGGCCGCCTGAACGATCTGACGGCGCTTGGCGCGCTGTGCCGTGAACGCGGCTTGCGTTTGCTGGTGGATGGCGTCAGCAGCTTCGGCGCCGAAGCGATCGATTTCGCCGACAGCAGTCTCGACGCGGTCGCCGCCACGGCGAACAAATGTCTGCATGGCGTGCCGGGCGCGTCGTTCGTGCTGGTGCGGCGCGCGGCGCTCGAACAGGCGGCGAGCCGCACGTATTACCTGGACCTCGGCCGTCTCGCGCGTTTGCAGGATCAGCGCAATACGCCCTTCACGCCTTCGGTGCACGCGTATTACGCGCTCGTCGAAGCGCTGCGCGAACTCGCCGACGAAGGCGGCTGGCGCGCGCGTCACGCACGCTATGCGGCGCTCGCCGAGCAGGCGCGGGTGGGTCTGGCGCAACGCGGCGTGGACAGCGTGTTGCCGCCGGACCAATCGTCGGTGGTGCTGCGCGCGTATCGCTTGCCGAACGGTATCGCGTATCCGCAATTGCACGATGCGTTGAAGGCGCGCGGTTTCGTCATCTATGCAGGGCAAGGCGGGCTGTCGGCCGAACTGTTCCGCATTTCGACGATGGGCAATATTCACGCCGCCGATATCGACCGTCTGTTGCAGGGCTTCACCGAACTGATGCGTTGA
- a CDS encoding trimeric intracellular cation channel family protein, with amino-acid sequence MHLLYLIAIVAEAMSGALMGMRRGMDRFGLCLVGTVTALGGGTVRDVLLGHYPLAWISHPDYVLITIGAASVAAACAKWLRNWQWLFVTVDAIGLIAFTVIGCDVAATLDVSPAIVVLAGAITGVCGGMLRDLLCNQIPLVLRQELYASIALGAGALYVALQSCGMEPGPASVVVLFGGFAVRMLAVRFRWQFKVFTAADSGGAS; translated from the coding sequence CTGCACCTCCTCTACCTCATTGCGATCGTCGCCGAAGCCATGTCCGGCGCCCTGATGGGCATGCGCCGCGGCATGGACCGCTTCGGTCTGTGCCTGGTCGGCACCGTCACCGCGCTCGGCGGCGGCACGGTGCGCGACGTCCTGCTCGGTCACTATCCGCTTGCATGGATCTCGCATCCAGATTACGTTCTTATTACAATCGGGGCGGCGTCGGTGGCGGCGGCCTGTGCGAAATGGCTGCGCAACTGGCAATGGCTGTTCGTGACCGTCGACGCCATCGGCCTGATCGCCTTCACCGTGATCGGCTGCGACGTGGCCGCCACGCTGGACGTGAGCCCCGCGATCGTGGTGCTGGCCGGCGCGATCACCGGCGTGTGCGGCGGCATGTTGCGCGACTTGCTGTGCAACCAGATCCCGCTGGTGTTGCGTCAAGAGTTGTACGCCAGCATCGCGCTCGGCGCCGGTGCGTTGTACGTGGCGTTGCAAAGCTGCGGCATGGAACCGGGGCCGGCCTCCGTCGTGGTGCTGTTCGGCGGCTTCGCGGTGCGCATGCTGGCCGTGCGGTTCCGCTGGCAATTCAAGGTGTTCACCGCCGCCGATTCAGGCGGCGCAAGTTAA
- a CDS encoding peptidoglycan D,D-transpeptidase FtsI family protein, with translation MTQKKKSQSHDPYASVAKNPLLAARLPMWRSKLVIVLMFAAFASLAGRAFWIQVVNQDFYVDQGQKRYQRTLELDATRGRIVDRNGSMLAVSLATYEIWASPKLIDEAAFAPLSKLLDLPPEELRRRLSGDKTFVLLKRQVDADTAGHLSKLGLAGITQIADSKRFYPEGESAAHVVGFTDIEDNGQEGVELAANEQLLGVPGQREVIRDRLGRVVSETRPLVPAQNGDTIHLTIDRRIQQLAYAQLKEAIAKHHAEAGSVVVLDARNGEILALANYPSFDPNDRARLTGRQLRNRAVVDTFEPGSTIKPVVVALSIDEGKVRPQSIIDTAPGWYKIGPAVIHDTSNHGAMTVAEAVQKSSNIALAKLALNLPAETIWSKYQEYGLGLRPELTFPGVASGKVRPYKRWRPIEQATMAYGYGLSTSLLQLAQVYTAYAGDGTMHRVSLVRDGAGAAAQSADKGHAVTTPATARAIRSMLEMATGMGGTGRAATVAGYRIGGKTGTARKQIGATYAKNRYRALFVGMAPMSDPRLVVAVMIDDPAGKSFYGGTVAGPVFSGVTGGAMQLLGVPPDAPEI, from the coding sequence ATGACCCAGAAGAAGAAGTCGCAGTCGCACGATCCCTACGCGTCGGTCGCAAAAAACCCGTTGCTGGCCGCGCGCCTGCCGATGTGGCGCTCGAAACTCGTCATCGTGCTGATGTTTGCCGCGTTCGCGTCGCTCGCGGGCCGCGCGTTCTGGATTCAGGTGGTGAACCAGGATTTCTACGTCGATCAGGGGCAAAAACGCTATCAGCGCACCCTTGAACTCGACGCGACGCGCGGGCGGATCGTCGATCGCAACGGCTCGATGCTCGCCGTCAGTCTCGCCACCTACGAAATCTGGGCCTCGCCCAAGTTGATCGACGAAGCCGCGTTCGCGCCGCTGTCGAAGCTGCTCGATCTGCCGCCGGAGGAGTTGCGCCGGCGTCTGAGCGGCGACAAGACCTTCGTGCTGCTCAAGCGCCAGGTGGATGCCGATACCGCCGGGCATCTGTCCAAGCTGGGCCTCGCCGGCATCACGCAAATCGCGGATTCGAAGCGCTTCTACCCGGAAGGCGAATCCGCGGCACACGTGGTGGGCTTCACCGATATCGAGGACAACGGTCAGGAAGGCGTCGAGCTTGCCGCCAACGAGCAACTGCTCGGCGTGCCCGGCCAGCGCGAAGTGATTCGCGACCGGCTGGGCCGCGTCGTGTCCGAAACCCGGCCGCTGGTGCCGGCGCAAAACGGCGACACCATCCATCTGACGATCGACCGGCGCATTCAGCAGCTCGCCTATGCGCAGTTGAAGGAGGCCATCGCCAAACATCACGCCGAAGCGGGCAGCGTCGTGGTGCTCGACGCGCGCAACGGCGAGATTCTCGCGCTGGCCAACTATCCGAGTTTCGATCCCAACGACCGCGCGCGTCTGACCGGGCGGCAACTGCGCAATCGCGCGGTCGTCGATACCTTCGAGCCGGGCTCGACGATCAAGCCGGTGGTCGTCGCGTTGTCGATCGACGAAGGCAAGGTGCGGCCGCAGAGCATCATCGACACCGCGCCCGGCTGGTACAAGATCGGGCCGGCCGTGATTCACGACACGTCGAATCACGGCGCGATGACGGTTGCGGAGGCCGTGCAGAAATCGAGCAATATCGCGCTCGCCAAGCTCGCGCTGAATCTGCCGGCCGAAACGATCTGGAGCAAGTACCAGGAATACGGACTCGGTTTGCGGCCCGAACTCACGTTCCCCGGCGTGGCGTCGGGCAAGGTGCGTCCATACAAACGCTGGCGTCCGATCGAACAGGCGACCATGGCGTATGGCTATGGGCTGTCCACTTCGCTGCTGCAGCTCGCCCAGGTCTACACGGCTTACGCCGGCGACGGCACGATGCATCGCGTGAGTCTGGTGCGCGACGGCGCGGGCGCGGCGGCGCAATCCGCCGATAAGGGTCACGCGGTCACCACGCCCGCTACCGCGCGCGCGATCCGTTCAATGTTGGAAATGGCCACGGGAATGGGCGGCACGGGCCGCGCGGCGACCGTCGCGGGCTATCGGATCGGCGGCAAGACCGGCACGGCGCGCAAACAGATCGGCGCGACCTACGCGAAAAACCGCTACCGTGCGCTGTTTGTCGGCATGGCGCCGATGAGCGATCCGCGCCTGGTCGTGGCCGTGATGATCGACGATCCGGCGGGTAAATCATTTTATGGCGGGACGGTGGCCGGTCCGGTGTTCAGCGGTGTGACCGGCGGCGCAATGCAGTTGCTGGGCGTGCCGCCGGATGCGCCGGAGATTTGA
- the aepY gene encoding phosphonopyruvate decarboxylase, with translation MIEAAQFVEAARARGFDWYAGVPCSYLTPFINYVLQDESLHYVSAANEGDAVALIAGVTLGAQNGRRGITMMQNSGLGNAVSPLTSLTWTFRLPQLLIVTWRGQPGVADEPQHALMGPVTPQMLETMEIPWETFPTEADAIGPALDRAIAHMDETGRPYALVMQKGSVAPYELKDNGAGERRVPVQARSTFKNVAANELASRHDALKKVIAHTPLESTVVLASTGFCGRELYAIDDRANQLYMVGSMGCVTPFALGLALSRPDLQVVALDGDGAALMRMGAFATLGAYGPANLTHVLLDNGAHDSTGGQATVSSQVSFAGVAAACGYASAVESDDVGVLEELFDGAPLDGPRFARLAIRRGTPDGLPRPTITPPDVKTRLMRHIGAA, from the coding sequence ATGATCGAGGCAGCACAGTTCGTCGAAGCGGCGCGCGCGCGCGGCTTCGACTGGTATGCGGGCGTGCCGTGTTCGTATCTGACGCCGTTCATCAACTACGTGTTGCAGGACGAATCGCTGCATTACGTGTCGGCGGCGAATGAAGGCGACGCGGTCGCGCTGATCGCGGGCGTCACGCTCGGCGCGCAAAACGGCCGGCGCGGCATCACGATGATGCAGAACTCCGGGCTCGGCAACGCCGTGAGCCCGTTGACCTCGCTGACGTGGACGTTCCGTCTGCCGCAACTGCTGATCGTCACGTGGCGTGGTCAGCCGGGTGTGGCCGACGAGCCGCAGCATGCGCTGATGGGCCCGGTCACGCCGCAGATGCTGGAGACCATGGAAATTCCGTGGGAGACCTTCCCGACCGAGGCCGACGCGATCGGCCCGGCGCTGGATCGCGCGATCGCGCATATGGACGAAACCGGTCGTCCGTACGCGCTCGTCATGCAGAAGGGCAGCGTGGCGCCGTACGAACTGAAGGACAACGGCGCGGGTGAGCGTCGCGTGCCGGTGCAGGCGCGCTCGACATTTAAGAACGTCGCGGCGAACGAACTCGCTTCACGTCACGACGCGTTGAAAAAGGTGATCGCGCACACGCCGCTGGAGTCGACGGTTGTGCTCGCATCGACCGGTTTTTGCGGGCGTGAACTCTATGCGATCGACGACCGCGCGAACCAGCTTTACATGGTCGGTTCGATGGGCTGCGTGACGCCGTTCGCGCTGGGTCTCGCGCTGTCGCGTCCGGACCTGCAGGTGGTCGCGCTCGACGGCGACGGCGCGGCGCTGATGCGCATGGGCGCGTTCGCGACGCTCGGCGCCTACGGTCCCGCGAATCTCACGCACGTGTTGCTCGATAACGGCGCGCACGATTCCACCGGCGGCCAGGCGACGGTGTCGTCGCAGGTCTCGTTCGCGGGCGTGGCTGCCGCGTGCGGTTACGCGTCGGCGGTTGAAAGCGACGACGTCGGCGTGCTGGAGGAACTGTTCGACGGCGCGCCGCTCGACGGTCCGCGCTTCGCGCGTCTGGCGATTCGCCGTGGCACGCCCGACGGCCTGCCGCGTCCCACCATCACGCCGCCCGATGTGAAGACGCGCCTGATGCGCCACATCGGCGCTGCTTAA
- a CDS encoding GGDEF domain-containing protein: protein MTNLAQTPLSDRLRSLVDTVQHNERTLRRFQNVELRLIGAQDFASFLDTLFSHLPQEFSLASVTLWLDDRAPMLLELLEPGAMRALDQSGLKTSREGGLAAQGLCDEGRPWLGRPAQLDDAVCRAFFGDSATQDRATPASAILLPLAAGDTVSGYLCLGSDDPERFGEGMATDILERFASIVTASLDNVAHRERLKQLGMTDSLTGLANRRYFDERLREEIMRAARYGVPVACLFIDIDSFKRINDTYGHQTGDRALAAVAACVRQQVRLGDTVARYGGEEFAALLQGDRADALTVAERVRLAVERLALQDDHGERIALTVSIGVAARTISGAPAEAITYGRAMMEEADRAMYQAKRNGRNRIEALVKAGD, encoded by the coding sequence GTGACGAATCTCGCTCAAACGCCACTCTCCGACCGCCTTCGCTCGCTCGTCGATACTGTCCAGCACAACGAGCGCACGCTGCGCCGTTTCCAGAATGTCGAATTGCGTTTGATCGGCGCGCAGGATTTCGCGTCTTTTCTCGACACATTGTTCAGCCATCTGCCGCAGGAATTCTCGCTGGCGAGCGTGACGCTATGGCTCGACGACCGCGCGCCGATGCTGCTCGAATTGCTCGAGCCGGGCGCTATGCGCGCACTCGATCAGTCCGGGTTGAAGACCTCACGTGAAGGCGGTCTCGCCGCGCAAGGTCTGTGCGATGAAGGCCGCCCCTGGCTAGGCAGGCCCGCTCAACTGGATGACGCCGTGTGCCGCGCATTCTTCGGCGACAGCGCCACGCAAGACCGCGCCACCCCGGCCAGCGCGATTCTGCTGCCGCTCGCCGCGGGCGATACCGTCAGCGGCTATCTGTGTCTCGGCAGCGACGACCCGGAGCGTTTCGGCGAAGGCATGGCCACCGATATTCTGGAGCGCTTCGCGAGCATCGTGACCGCGAGTCTCGACAATGTCGCGCATCGCGAGCGGCTCAAGCAACTCGGCATGACCGACTCGCTGACGGGTCTCGCCAATCGCCGCTATTTCGACGAACGGCTGCGCGAAGAGATCATGCGTGCGGCCCGTTATGGTGTGCCGGTGGCGTGTCTGTTTATCGACATCGACAGTTTCAAGCGGATCAACGACACCTACGGCCACCAGACCGGCGACCGCGCGTTGGCGGCGGTGGCGGCCTGCGTGCGTCAGCAGGTGCGGTTGGGGGACACCGTCGCGCGTTATGGCGGCGAAGAATTCGCCGCGCTGCTGCAAGGCGATCGGGCCGATGCGCTGACCGTGGCCGAGCGCGTGCGGCTCGCGGTCGAACGGCTCGCGTTGCAGGACGATCACGGCGAACGCATTGCGCTGACCGTGTCGATCGGCGTGGCGGCGCGCACGATCAGCGGGGCGCCGGCCGAGGCGATCACGTACGGCCGCGCGATGATGGAAGAAGCCGATCGGGCGATGTATCAGGCCAAACGCAACGGCCGCAATCGCATCGAGGCGTTAGTAAAAGCGGGCGATTGA
- a CDS encoding DUF2866 domain-containing protein gives MVEDTVFEHLRALPGNEWVRQIHSCKVSDPLQPPWGRSYRLVEWTMKHTPESSRRVVPAESTPFEIAQAVVSHVPGRRFCQHGDE, from the coding sequence ATGGTTGAAGACACGGTATTCGAGCATCTGCGCGCCCTACCCGGCAACGAATGGGTTCGGCAGATTCACTCGTGCAAGGTCTCTGATCCTCTGCAGCCGCCTTGGGGACGATCGTATCGTCTCGTCGAATGGACCATGAAACACACGCCGGAATCGAGTCGCCGGGTCGTGCCCGCCGAAAGCACGCCGTTCGAGATCGCTCAGGCTGTTGTCTCACACGTGCCGGGGCGACGTTTCTGCCAGCATGGCGACGAATAA